The Tindallia californiensis genomic sequence AAATCCAGAGTCCTTCCCATTCAGGAATCAACCAGGCTTGACCTCTATCATTGTAAAGCATCTCAGCGTTAGCCTTGGTATCGGGTGATCCACATACATTCGTAAAACCATTAGCGAACAGAAATTCTTCGAAGGTGGTCCCTTGCTGCACCATCACATTTTCCAAGGATTTTGCACTTTCCAGCGTATGAGAAACACCATCCGTTGAAAGAAACGAAATATCGTAATCAATGATTTCGCTGATCCATACAAAATGCTCTTCTCTTTCATCGATTCTGCCTAAAGGTAGAATGAAAAGATTTTTCCCTTCGCTGACGCTTTCCTGGGCTCTTGACCAAGGTTGGAATTCTACCAGAAAATCCATTTCTGCTTTTTTGCCACTTCTCTGGCTAAATCAACAAGGATCCCGCTATTCGTCGCTTCGATGCAAAAAGGTGGCAGATCGGCTGTGATCAGATGGAAGGTAGGCCGATGGTGCTTGGGAAGCTTTTTATCCGATACTTTTTCTGGAGAGGGCTCATGCTGAGCATTGTTACACCCTAGGAAAAGGATAACCATAACACTGAGAAAAACTATCATAAAAGCACTTTTTCGTAACATTTAAGACACCTCCTGGTTATTAGGATGGTTGTTGTTTAGGAAGGAGAATAGCAAATAAAACTCCCTGATCAGGCTCACTGCTGAAATGGAGCTCTCCGTTTAGTTTGTGATGCACCAGATTATAAACAATGCTTAAACCCAAGCCACTGCCTCCTCCTTTTCGGTCGGTGGTATAAAACATATCGAATATTTTAGGCTGATCTTCTTCCTTTACTCCCTGACCATTATCTTGATAAAGGATGGTGACATCGTCTTTATCTGCTTTAAG encodes the following:
- a CDS encoding type 2 periplasmic-binding domain-containing protein; the protein is MDFLVEFQPWSRAQESVSEGKNLFILPLGRIDEREEHFVWISEIIDYDISFLSTDGVSHTLESAKSLENVMVQQGTTFEEFLFANGFTNVCGSPDTKANAEMLYNDRGQAWLIPEWEGLWIWNHKGFDQEINLGPPVMNTIAWLAASKDSDPALIDTVSTALEEVLEENLLEAIVATYTQPNEESEEQE